The window GAGTCCATTgtgtattttaattgaatctaaGGAAGAAAGCACTACTTTAAGTCTTGAGCCAAGTCCACAAATGATTCTACTAACCCAAATTACTTCCTTAGGCCTCTGAATGGCTATTACTTTCCATCCAATGTATATATTTCTCACAACTCCCAAAAGGTAGGAAAATGgtgctttcgggtgaaatttaaggatgaacctaaaaggcACTATAACCAAATCTGACCTCTATAATTTTGAATGCATGTCCAACTGTTAAATTTTCCCAGTTTGGGTTTGTGAGTCGTACCGCAGAGTTGCCTTgcctcaagccatataaatagtacgtAAAGCACCAAATGTTCAACATCAATGCTGAACTATGTTCATAATGTGCCTGTCGAAAAAGCATAGCTTGTGACCAGAACGTATGGAAGGTAGAGCCCTCGCTCAGTAAGAATATCCACACATTCCCTTTAATTCTAAccagcatcctctctctttGGCAACCTGAtcttccttaactcttaatctttttatggtttaagaaatgtaatCAAGTACAAGATATTGTATACACAGTATCAAACGCCTATACCGGCTCACTGTTCAGGGCATCCGTATATACAACCACTATTTGGGATGCACATCTCGTTCCATCTGCATAGCCTTCCCTTGcggcgatgcaggagccaatcatgttgaagcagaGCGGGTCTTGCAGAGAAAGGCTGTGAGATTTCCAAGAGGTCTGTGAAATGGGCCCCTCCCTTTCCACATGtctgtaattgtaatttttttgtaagtGTTTCTGCTTTAGTTTCCTGAAATGTTTAAGTGTTTCgtctttaatttgttttctgaaatgtttttttttttttacactttattCACAGGtagccctaatgaggacaaaggcTAAAGAACAAACTTCCTTAAACTTATTGCACCAAGTATCACCTAAAACAAATAGCGCAAACTATCAAAATACACCAGCATACGCAGCCCAAGTGTTCAAAGGCAAGGCAGAAGTTGTCAAGTTTGGAGCCACCTTATTCAATAGATTCTTCCAAAACCTTTAATCTGTAGCATATATTTTATTGCACCAGGCAGAGCTTACATTTTGGCCACACAGATTAGTAGGCACcaatatattaaatacaaagTCAAGTCTGGTTGAGGCTTTTTATTAATAAAGTTGATAAACTTTAGACACCAGCCCTCATCTGGTTGTCAGGTGGTACAGCCAGTCCCATGTGGGTGCCCACAGTGAGCCCAAACTTCTTGCCGGCCTGCTTCTCCTGGACCTCTGGCTTCAGCTGGAAGCCCTCGTCGTCAAAGCAGTCCATGGGTGTGAAACACAGCGGGGCCTCTTCCAGGAGACCCTCAAGGCGTCTGCGCCAAGCCTGGAGCATGGCGCCACGGGCCTCCTGGGGGACATGAGATGGAGCCCAGAAGATTTGAGGTGCCAGAACTTTGAAGCCACAGTAGTGCAGTATGCCATTCTGttgaaatgtacatgttcaGCATTTGCAGTCATTGAGAAAGACTGGcaatattaactcattcactgccagccttcccagttaacagatagacttctaaagcagtcaatgtGTCAAGTGCAAAATACCTGAATCGGCCAGAGTGTTACATTCATGTCACCATTGATGCCATGAGCACTGAACATTGACTCCTGAGAGCCCGTAGTGAAAGACAGCACAGCTCTTTTGTCCTGTAGGAGGGGAACAGGTTAAGAATCATTCTGCTGCTGTGGGCCAAACAGCTTTACCAGAAGTTACACTTACCACCTCCACACAACCCCGTTTAAAAATCTTTGGGTGGGGCAGCATTCCTGTCTAACAAATTCCCATGAGTGGAGAGTGTGCAAATGAGACTACAGTTTTAAGTTGCCATGAATGACTGCCCGATAAAGGACAATCATACATTATAATCAAAGTCTGATTACTTAAGTTGGCATCACTAAAATAATAGCCATGAACTGTCActttgcattccccccccccccacccccatagAGAGCACATTGTAGGCATTTTGGGCAGTGCCAGTTTTCAGAAGCAAATTTCAATCTGTCAAGCCAACAACACTGCAGCTTTGCTTAGCTTTGAAAACtggttctgaaaaaaaaaaaaacgcagctCTTCACCTGGGCAGAAACTAAGTGTAGCATTTAAATTAGCCTGAGACAACAGTTGGGCCAAATTTCAAATGGCAGAGTTTCTGACAGGCAGCTCACAAGCTATAGTTTGTCGACACCTTAAACAGTCACTTTACACGTAATGAATCCAGTTTAAACACCTCACCTTGAAGATGCCCCGACTGTACCGCTTCTCTTTGGAGTGCGCATAGCCAGGCACGAACACCCGGTCGATCCAGCCCTTCAGGATGGCGGGCAGACTGAACCAGTACATTGGGAACTGAAAACCATTTCACTTGTGCTCAGTGACACAAACAGGCACTGCTTGATGAGGAACTTTAATGCCCCTTGCCAGACTACCTGGAAGATGATGAGATCGGCCTCTGAGAGTTTCCGTTGCTCCTCGGTGATGTCAGCGGACAGTTTTCCTTCTTCCCACGCCACTTTGGTCTCCTTGGCATAATGGAAGTGCTCAGCCTGCTTGACCTCACCTGAGGACAAGTTGGAGATGACATATTAGGAGCGAATGGAGAGAGTGCCTCACCTGGTGGCCGCTTACACAAATAGTGATTTAATATTTCATACAGATTGGTGATTGCAACAAGTATAACCCTTGAGTATTGCCCCCTTCATTGCCTTATGGGTGGGAGGGGATTTATTCACATTCTAACCTGTGGATAAAGGAAATTAACACTtagaaatattacaaattaaatGTTAACATTCAAAAGCACTCTTGTGCAGCCAGCCCATAGTTTTGTGTAACCAAAACATGCTAGTGGGTACACCTGGCATTTGCTCTTTAAAGTTAGAGGTGGCAGATGAATTCCACTATGCGGTACAGTACAGCTGCTATAGATGGGTACCTTGTCACTTCAGTTTGACAAACGAAAAGATTGGCTAACTTTGCATTGTGCTGCAGTCTGGAAACTTTGGTCTGGTTGCATAAGTTAACAATTTTTAGTTCAGATAAAAGCACCAGCTAAACAAGAACAGACAGCTTTCCTTACCCTCAGTAATGATGTCCTCAGCTGTAGCGGTGGCTTTAAACTTCATAGCATAGAGGTCGGACACAGTCACCGTGCAGCCCGAAGCGGTGAGAACATCCACAGCAATGTCTTTGGCAGCAGCGTTGAAAGAGCCGCGGCTCTGGTGGGCATACACAATCAGCGCCTTCTTTTCTGCCAAAGCTAGATTTAAAAAGACAGCAAGAAAACATATTAACAACATAAGCAAATCATTGTAGCTTGTCACTGAGCTCATGAAAAGCAAACGAACACTCAAAAGGAACCAACCATACCCATTTCCAAATCAGCTGCTGCCACGCACGCACagtgagggtgaagagctgctgAAGTGACCAACACAAGCTGTGAAGGGTTTTTATACCTGGTGACGAATTGGTTCTCAGGTGCTGGCAATCAGCAATTAACACCATCTGCCAATCAGATGACACCCAGATAGTTAGATTGACAGAAAGAACGATATACATtccatagatagatagatagataaatattgtctcccttctcaaattctcagtTTCCTCtaccacatttttaaaatttaaaaatatatatattttttttttttttaccgtaaaATTAATCTAGGGTGCACTACAAGTTTTGGAACTGGCCACATTTCCTCAACCGtggttaaaattttaaaaataaaatatttccccCTAAAATTAGTTGAGGGGTCATTCCAAGTACGGGTCACAAAATTGCCCATCTCTGATCTAAAGGTTAAACCCAGACACTAACCCTATTTTATTATACAGGTTACCTTTATTGTTTTGTCAAATGCTACTTAATCCCTTGCCTGCACATTTAGTTGGCAACCATTTGACACTGGAAAGGAACATTTCcgattttagaaaaaaaaaaaaaaaacactaaatgaCCAGATCAAATCAACAGGCATTCAACAATGAATTGTACTGAGAGTctattgtgtattttaattgtatCCAAGGAAGAAACCACTTCTTTGAGTCTTGAGCCAAATCCACAAATGATTCCAATTTACTTCTCTCAGCCTCTGAATGGCTATTACTTTACATCCAATGCATATATTTCTCACTACTCCCAAAAGGTAGGAAAATGgtgctttcgggtgaaattttaggatgaacctaaaaggcACTATAACCAAATCTGACCGCTACCCTTTTGAATGCAT is drawn from Phycodurus eques isolate BA_2022a chromosome 12, UOR_Pequ_1.1, whole genome shotgun sequence and contains these coding sequences:
- the LOC133410751 gene encoding NAD(P)H dehydrogenase [quinone] 1-like, producing MALAEKKALIVYAHQSRGSFNAAAKDIAVDVLTASGCTVTVSDLYAMKFKATATAEDIITEGEVKQAEHFHYAKETKVAWEEGKLSADITEEQRKLSEADLIIFQFPMYWFSLPAILKGWIDRVFVPGYAHSKEKRYSRGIFKDKRAVLSFTTGSQESMFSAHGINGDMNVTLWPIQNGILHYCGFKVLAPQIFWAPSHVPQEARGAMLQAWRRRLEGLLEEAPLCFTPMDCFDDEGFQLKPEVQEKQAGKKFGLTVGTHMGLAVPPDNQMRAGV